One region of Acidaminococcales bacterium genomic DNA includes:
- a CDS encoding cupin domain-containing protein, with the protein MNIGAKIRRLRQEKSLTQDELASRCELSKGFISQLENDLTSPSLNTLANILESLGTTLKDFFNDYSDERIVFRDEDFYQVEDREYKFKIEWIIPNAQKNVMEPIIITLEPGGRSKEEIAHQGEEFGYVLSGSVYIHLGNKKYKAHQGEAFSYKSNANHYMTNVGKRAAKILWIAAPPSF; encoded by the coding sequence ATGAACATTGGCGCTAAGATACGGAGGCTACGGCAGGAAAAAAGCCTCACTCAGGATGAGCTGGCCAGCCGCTGCGAATTGTCCAAAGGTTTTATTTCCCAGCTGGAAAACGATCTTACCTCGCCGTCCCTGAACACTCTTGCCAATATATTGGAAAGCCTCGGCACCACCTTAAAGGACTTTTTCAATGATTATTCCGACGAACGGATTGTCTTTCGCGACGAAGATTTTTATCAGGTGGAAGATAGAGAGTACAAGTTTAAAATAGAGTGGATAATTCCCAACGCGCAAAAAAATGTGATGGAGCCTATCATCATAACGCTTGAGCCCGGCGGCAGGTCGAAAGAAGAAATTGCCCACCAGGGCGAAGAATTTGGCTATGTGTTGTCCGGCAGCGTTTACATACACTTGGGCAACAAGAAATACAAAGCGCATCAGGGCGAAGCCTTCAGTTATAAATCAAACGCCAATCATTACATGACGAACGTTGGCAAAAGGGCGGCGAAAATACTGTGGATCGCCGCGCCGCCAAGCTTTTGA